From a single Lichenicola cladoniae genomic region:
- a CDS encoding Dps family protein, translating to MALERNHDVQQSLRQVLADTYALYGKTHGYHWNVTGPNFASLHTLFEQQYTELWASVDELAERIRSLGSLAPQGFGAVEDMSTIAGGDSENPAAVMVEDLLRGHETVIAAIRSAFAVAEADRDQVTQGLLTDRQGAHEKHAWMLRASLGVQVTT from the coding sequence ATGGCACTCGAACGAAACCATGACGTCCAACAAAGTTTACGCCAGGTTCTTGCCGACACGTACGCTCTCTATGGCAAGACCCATGGTTACCACTGGAACGTCACCGGCCCCAATTTCGCGTCACTGCATACTCTCTTTGAGCAGCAATATACCGAACTTTGGGCATCCGTAGATGAGCTGGCCGAGCGCATTCGGAGCCTTGGCAGCCTGGCGCCACAAGGCTTTGGCGCAGTTGAAGATATGAGCACCATTGCGGGCGGTGATTCAGAGAATCCGGCAGCGGTCATGGTCGAAGACCTGTTGCGTGGCCACGAGACGGTCATTGCGGCGATCCGGTCGGCCTTTGCGGTCGCAGAGGCCGATAGGGACCAAGTGACGCAGGGACTGCTAACGGACCGGCAGGGCGCCCACGAAAAGCACGCGTGGATGCTCCGTGCGTCACTTGGGGTTCAAGTGACTACGTAA
- a CDS encoding alpha/beta fold hydrolase produces the protein MRQARMHIRRSLAVFSIIAVTATLGGACRDSRAASVIDTSDETLVRSLPGFKSQSTTVSGIKIHYVVGGHGDPVFLLPGWPETWWAYHKVMGPLARSHRVFSIDMRGMGTSGKPAGGYDKKTMAGDIAALAKQLGFTKIDVVGHDIGAMVAFSLAANHPALVHKLVLLDVAHPSEGYLNLRLLPDPNTFGDKIDEDHPYLWWFAFHQVKGLPEQLLEGRAGLEQAWFFRYMAKNEKAIDVRDRAVYAAAYSTRDGTRAGDGWYQAFGQDIVDDKAYAPLHMPVLGLGGPGYSRLKAALDEAAPGSTTLRVEGSGHFIAEEKPQALLDALDRFLGNTDVKPE, from the coding sequence ATGAGGCAAGCCAGAATGCATATCCGTCGGTCTCTTGCGGTCTTCTCAATTATAGCCGTCACGGCGACGCTAGGCGGGGCTTGCCGAGACAGTCGAGCTGCCTCTGTAATTGACACATCGGATGAGACTCTTGTCCGCTCACTCCCGGGCTTCAAGAGTCAATCCACAACGGTATCAGGCATCAAGATCCATTATGTTGTCGGCGGCCATGGCGATCCAGTCTTTCTGCTTCCTGGCTGGCCGGAGACTTGGTGGGCTTACCACAAGGTGATGGGCCCACTCGCCAGAAGCCACCGTGTTTTCTCGATTGATATGCGTGGCATGGGAACTTCCGGGAAGCCCGCCGGCGGTTATGATAAAAAGACCATGGCTGGTGATATCGCTGCACTTGCTAAGCAGCTCGGCTTTACCAAGATCGACGTTGTCGGACATGATATCGGCGCGATGGTTGCGTTCAGCCTTGCTGCGAACCATCCAGCGTTAGTTCACAAGTTGGTGCTGCTCGATGTGGCGCATCCGTCGGAAGGTTACCTGAATCTGCGGCTACTTCCTGACCCTAATACCTTCGGTGACAAGATCGACGAAGATCACCCCTATTTGTGGTGGTTCGCCTTTCATCAGGTAAAGGGACTGCCCGAACAGCTCCTCGAGGGGCGAGCCGGCCTGGAGCAGGCTTGGTTCTTCCGATACATGGCAAAGAACGAAAAGGCGATCGATGTCCGTGATCGTGCTGTTTATGCGGCAGCTTACTCGACGCGCGATGGAACCCGAGCTGGAGACGGTTGGTATCAGGCCTTTGGCCAAGATATCGTCGATGACAAAGCCTATGCGCCACTGCACATGCCGGTGCTTGGTCTCGGTGGGCCGGGCTATTCACGTCTAAAGGCAGCTCTCGATGAAGCGGCGCCGGGCTCGACGACACTGCGGGTCGAAGGAAGTGGCCACTTTATCGCTGAGGAGAAACCTCAGGCGCTGCTTGACGCTCTTGACCGCTTTCTCGGCAACACTGACGTGAAGCCCGAGTAA
- a CDS encoding enoyl-CoA hydratase/isomerase family protein, producing the protein MFLDTFKPKQFTLTAPSPLLWRVAFSNPPVNVIGPSMISDLKELLTELETNQTVNTVIFESLDPDFFLAHYDLAADPAEAEALPSPTGYAAWVDVLVRLSHVSAVTISAIRGIARGAGSEFVLATDMRFASLEKAILGQMEVGFTALPGGGAAGRLPALVGRGRAFEILLGGEDFSAELAERYGYINRAVPDSDFERFVTAYATRVSKWDRRVIRDIKHYINKYTLLPDSEYPLHSDAFWGAAARPEFQSINSQLFEHGLQTRSDIEYNLGRDVGTIFPKL; encoded by the coding sequence ATGTTTCTCGACACTTTCAAGCCGAAACAGTTTACTTTGACAGCACCCTCACCTCTTCTTTGGAGAGTCGCGTTCAGTAATCCACCGGTGAATGTAATTGGTCCGTCGATGATTTCCGATTTAAAGGAGCTACTTACTGAGCTCGAAACAAACCAGACGGTCAACACGGTCATCTTTGAGAGTTTGGATCCTGACTTCTTTCTGGCTCACTACGATCTTGCCGCGGATCCTGCTGAAGCCGAGGCACTTCCGAGCCCCACCGGCTATGCCGCATGGGTTGATGTCCTGGTTCGCCTGTCGCATGTTTCGGCAGTAACAATCTCAGCCATTCGAGGCATCGCGCGTGGCGCAGGAAGCGAATTCGTCCTCGCCACTGATATGCGTTTCGCGAGCCTCGAGAAGGCTATCCTAGGCCAGATGGAAGTTGGCTTTACAGCATTGCCCGGCGGCGGCGCCGCGGGACGTCTACCAGCCCTGGTCGGTCGAGGTCGCGCATTCGAAATCCTTCTTGGTGGCGAGGATTTCTCTGCGGAGCTTGCTGAGAGGTATGGTTACATAAATCGGGCAGTGCCTGATTCCGATTTTGAGCGCTTCGTCACGGCCTATGCGACGCGTGTCTCGAAATGGGATCGCAGGGTAATCAGAGATATCAAACATTATATAAACAAGTACACGCTCCTACCGGACAGCGAATACCCACTACACTCGGACGCCTTCTGGGGCGCCGCCGCGAGACCGGAGTTTCAGTCTATCAATAGCCAGCTCTTTGAGCACGGGCTTCAGACCCGTAGTGACATTGAATACAACCTTGGCCGTGACGTCGGAACGATCTTTCCAAAGCTCTAA
- a CDS encoding alpha/beta hydrolase: MKVFAGAAAVILATAPVAIAASPHKATEVLVHGAFETSGVWDRVTAKLEKDGYSVKTVDLPGRPGNEAPMSAISLDLYQQTIATAIAGERHPVVLVGHSFGGFAISAEAEAEPDKVQTLLYVAAYLPRSGDSLLTMATADRGSKLAPLLVINKEKGYASVAPEAGAAVFASDAPAAVQSIVAGGIVNEPLAPLVTPIVLTDSRFGSVDKVTIRTLRDQVVSTPFQVEMAKSTPVRLQLTIDTGHTPFVTEPNRLALEIEKAAGPHRRTL; this comes from the coding sequence ATGAAGGTTTTCGCCGGGGCCGCTGCAGTGATTCTTGCAACTGCCCCTGTCGCTATCGCGGCGTCTCCACACAAGGCAACTGAAGTTCTTGTACATGGTGCATTTGAGACTTCCGGCGTCTGGGATCGTGTAACCGCCAAACTTGAGAAGGATGGCTATTCAGTCAAGACCGTGGATCTTCCGGGGCGGCCGGGCAATGAGGCTCCGATGAGCGCAATCTCATTAGATCTCTACCAACAGACTATCGCCACGGCGATCGCCGGCGAGCGCCATCCCGTTGTGTTAGTTGGCCACAGCTTCGGCGGCTTCGCGATCTCGGCCGAGGCGGAGGCGGAGCCCGACAAGGTCCAGACACTCCTCTATGTTGCTGCCTACCTTCCGCGCTCCGGCGACTCCCTGCTGACAATGGCGACGGCCGATAGAGGAAGCAAACTCGCGCCGCTCTTGGTGATCAACAAGGAGAAGGGCTACGCATCAGTGGCACCAGAGGCCGGCGCCGCAGTCTTCGCCAGCGATGCCCCGGCGGCTGTCCAGTCGATTGTCGCAGGCGGCATTGTGAACGAGCCCTTGGCACCTCTGGTAACCCCCATCGTGCTGACAGATAGCCGTTTCGGTAGCGTCGATAAGGTGACGATCAGGACACTCCGAGATCAAGTGGTCAGCACTCCGTTCCAAGTCGAAATGGCGAAGTCCACACCTGTTCGCCTTCAGTTGACGATTGACACCGGCCATACGCCGTTCGTGACTGAACCGAACAGATTAGCTTTGGAAATCGAGAAGGCGGCCGGGCCGCACCGACGCACACTCTAG